In Oenanthe melanoleuca isolate GR-GAL-2019-014 chromosome 17, OMel1.0, whole genome shotgun sequence, one genomic interval encodes:
- the TSC1 gene encoding hamartin isoform X5 → MAQQGNVGELLPMLDSPILGVLEDITAAFKDNLICDRGPMLVNNLVDYYLETNSQQALHILSTLQEPHDKHLLDKINDYMGKAATRLPTLSLLGHVIRRQPSWKHKLSQAPLLLSLLKCLKTDTDVVVLTTGVLVLITMLPMIPQSGKQYLHDFFGIFGRLSAWCLQNPGHVAEIYLVHLHASVYSLFHRLYGMYPCNFVSFLRSHYSMKENLETFEEVVKPMMEHVRIHPELVTGSKDHELDPRRWKRLETHDVVIECAKISLDPAEASYEDGYYSVSRKLCTGLKHHQTDPSASSYIDTQSSYGTSTPYSTPRLTLSQMPGQLPQILSPQSTRLSTEPQQVTIWSPSAVCGMTTPPTSPGVVPSESSQSASQPYSKAFGTSGGKGTPLGTPATSPPPPCTSDDFVHVSLPSAAATPPKKEDKPDSGRPLLYRQQNVINSDKSLDIPSSKSSVTLSDLPEFLGGLSFEDSAEKDREEDAISKEISEITTDAEHMVPRGGFDSPFYRTNESLSGSQKKTHSAASSVQGHSQTSEPLTSLDKPGPEGARETPKQTFTPIDKPCGGPGESPAGNREGTSGEPSILTPSPCKVPAQRRVVFGSGQPPLYEHLFEVALPKTAYLFVGKKTEELLKKAKGTQDEDCMSSTSPVEVLDRLIQQGADAHTKELNKLSLPSKSADWTHFGGSPPSDEIHTLRNQLLLLHNQLLYERFKRQQHALRNRRLLRKVIKATALEEHNAAMKDQLKLQEKEIQALKLSLQKEQARYHQFQEEHDNIVAQLHSQIRQLQHDREEFYNQSQELQTKLEDCRNMIADLRLELKKANNKVCHTELLLSQVSQKLSNSESVQQQMEFLNRQLLVLGEVNELYLEQLQHKHTDTTKEVEMLHAAFRKELEKAKSCVQQQSQRLDASQKRIAELESQLAKKDHLFLEQKKYLEDVKIQARGQLQAVESRYKAQKRITQAFELEILDLFGRLEKSSLLKKLEDDKTEAAEAAEERLDCGNEDTVGHSEETMGRNGETKPPSTRGSSSSKGGSSSELSTPEKPQNQRLSSRWDTSVLLEPSSTVPLTVGSLPSSKSFLGMKARELFRNKSESQCDEEGVTINRLSDALKTELCKDPSMEPKAPPSPDNLSPKLQESSVGQLHIMDYNETHHDHS, encoded by the exons ATGGCACAGCAAGGAAATGTTGGTGAGCTCCTCCCAATGCTGGATTCTCCAATTCTGGGTGTCCTGGAAGATATAACAGCTGCATTCAAAGATAATCTCATTTGTG ACCGTGGGCCTATGCTTGTCAACAACCTGGTGGACTATTACTTGGAAACCAATTCTCAGCAGGCACTGCATATTCTGTCCACCCTGCAAGAGCCTCATgacaag CATCTACTGGACAAAATTAATGATTATATGGGCAAAGCTGCTACTCGTTTACCCACCCTCTCTCTGCTGGGACATGTGATAAGACGACAACCATCTTGGAAACACAAACTTTCTCAAGCACCTCTCCTGCTTTCATTACTTAAATGTCTCAAG ACTGACACAGATGTAGTAGTACTCACCACAGGTGTCCTAGTGCTAATAACCATGTTGCCAATGATTCCTCAGTCTGGCAAACAGTACCTTCATGATTTCTTTGGTATCTTTGGGCGTCTCTCAGCCTGGTGCTTGCAGAATCCAG GTCATGTGGCAGAGATTTATCTTGTCCATCTTCATGCCAGCGTTTATTCTCTCTTTCATCGTCTTTATGGAATGTATCCTTGCAATTTTGTCTCCTTTCTGCGCTCTCACTACAGTATGAAGGAAAACCTGGAGACCTTTGAAGAAGTAGTCAAG CCAATGATGGAACATGTGCGAATCCATCCGGAGTTAGTGACTGGATCCAAGGACCATGAACTGGACCCACGAAG GTGGAAAAGACTAGAAACTCATGATGTTGTGATAGAATGTGCCAAAATCTCCCTGGACCCTGCAGAAGCCTCGTATGAAGATGGTTATTACTCTGTGTCTCGGAAACTCTGCACAGGCTTAAAACATCATCAAACTgaccccagtgccagctcttACAttgacacacagagcagctaTG GGACTTCTACCCCATATTCCACTCCTCGGTTAACACTATCACAAATGCCAGGGCAGCTACCTCAGATTCTGAGCCCACAGTCCACGAGGCTATCAACTGAGCCACAGCAG GTCACCATCTGGAGCCCTTCTGCAGTGTGTGGAATGACCACGCCACCGACGTCCCCCGGCGTTGTCCCATCAGAGTCATCCCAGTCTGCATCACAGCCCTACAGCAAAGCTTTTGGCACATCTG GGGGAAAAGGAACACCTTTGGGAACACCAGCCACATCTCCTCCTCCACCCTGCACTTCAGATGACTTTGTGCATGTTTCActcccttcagctgctgccacaccTCCTAAAAAG gaggACAAACCAGATTCTGGGAGGCCTTTACTGTACCGACAGCAAAATGTCATAAACAGCGATAAATCATTGG acatacCCAGTAGTAAAAGTTCAGTAACCTTAAGTGATCTTCCAGAGTTTTTAGGTGGGTTGTCATTTGAAGATAGCGCTGAGAAGGACAGAGAGGAAG ATGCAATATCTAAAGAGATCTCAGAGATCACGACCGATGCTGAACACATGGTGCCTAGAGGAGGATTTGACTCCCCGTTTTACCGCACAAACGAAAGTCTGTCCGGCTCTCAGAAGAAGACCCACTCAGCAGCCTCCAGTGTTCAGGGACACAGTCAGACCTCTGAGCCTTTAACATCTCTGGACAAGCCTGGGCCTGAGGGTGCACGGGAAACACCCAAACAAACGTTTACTCCCATAGACAAGCCCTGTGGAGGCCCTGGGGAAAGCCCTGCTGGCAACAGGGAAGGAACCTCTGGGGAGCCGAGTATTCTCACTCCCAGCCCTTGTAAAGTACCAGCACAAAGGAGAGTGGTGTTTGGGAGTGGGCAGCCTCCCCTCTATGAGCACCTCTTTGAGGTTGCATTACCAAAGACTGCCTACCTCTTTGTTGGCAAGAAGACTGAGGAGCTGCTAAAGAAAGCCAAGGGAACCCAGGATGAAGACTGTATGTCCTCGACTTCTCCCGTGGAAGTGCTGGATAGGCTGATTCAGCAAGGGGCAGATGCACACACTAAGGAGCTGAACAA attGTCTCTGCCAAGCAAATCTGCTGACTGGACTCACTTTGGAG GTTCTCCCCCCTCAGATGAGATTCACACCCTGAGGaaccagctgctcctgctgcacaaCCAGCTGCTGTACGAGCGCTTCAAGAGGCAGCAGCACGCGCTGCGCAACCGCCGGCTGCTGCGCAAAGTCATCAAAGCCACGGCTCTGGAGGAGCACAACGCTGCCAtg AAAGATCAGCTgaaactgcaggaaaaggagatcCAGGCCTTGAAACTGAGTCTGCAGAAAGAACAAGCAAGGTACCACCAGTTTCAGGAGGAACATGATAATATTGTGGCTCAGCTTCACAGCCAGATCCGACAGCTGCAGCACGACCGGGAGGAATTCTACAACCAGAGCCAGGAATTGCAG ACCAAGCTGGAAGACTGCAGGAACATGATAGCAGATCTGAGGTTAGAGTTAAAGAAGGCAAACAACAAGGTGTGTCACACTGAATTGCTGCTTAGCCAAGTTTCTCAAAAG cttTCCAACAGTGAATCAGTGCAACAGCAGATGGAGTTCTTGAACAGGCAGCTGCTGGTTCTTGGGGAGGTCAATGAGCTgtacctggagcagctgcagcacaagcaCACAGACACTACAAAG GAGGTTGAAATGTTGCACGCTGCTTTTCGGAAAGAACTGGAGAAAGCAAAGTCTTGTGTTCAGCAGCAAAGCCAAAGGCTCGATGCTTCCCAGAAAAGGATAGCTGAACTGGAATCTCAGCTTGCAAAAAAGGACCACCTCTTCCTAGAGCAAAAGAAATACCTGGAAGATGTTAAAATCCAAGCAAG GGGTCAGCTGCAGGCAGTAGAAAGCAGGTACAAGGCCCAGAAGAGAATCACCCAGGCGTTTGAGCTGGAGATCTTGGATCTGTTTGGGCGGCTGGAGAAGAGCAGCCTACTGAAGAAACTTGAAGATGATAAAAcagaagcagctgaagcagcagaagaaag GCTGGATTGTGGTAATGAAGATACAGTAGGACACAGTGAAGAAACAATGGGTAGAAATGGAGAGACCAAACCTCCCAGCACCCGAGGCAGCAGTAGCAGTAaggggggcagcagcagcgagcTCTCCACCCCAGAAAAACCCCAGAACCAGAGGCTGAGCAGTCGCTGGGACACATCTGTGTTGCTGGAGCCCTCGAGCACTGTCCCACTGACTGTAGGTTCACTCCCCAGCTCCAAGAGCTTCCTTGGAATGAAGGCACGAGAATTATTTCGCAACAAGAGTGAGAGCCAGTGTGATGAGGAGGGGGTCACCATCAACAGGCTGTCTGATGCCCTAAAGACTGAACTATGTAAAGATCCAAGCATGGAGCCAAAGGCCCCTCCAAGCCCTGATAACCTCTCGCCTAAGCTCCAGGAAAGCAGTGTTGGACAGCTTCATATCATGGACTACAATGAAACTCATCATGACCACAGTTAA
- the TSC1 gene encoding hamartin isoform X8, whose protein sequence is MSQGHVAEIYLVHLHASVYSLFHRLYGMYPCNFVSFLRSHYSMKENLETFEEVVKPMMEHVRIHPELVTGSKDHELDPRRWKRLETHDVVIECAKISLDPAEASYEDGYYSVSRKLCTGLKHHQTDPSASSYIDTQSSYGTSTPYSTPRLTLSQMPGQLPQILSPQSTRLSTEPQQVTIWSPSAVCGMTTPPTSPGVVPSESSQSASQPYSKAFGTSAGGKGTPLGTPATSPPPPCTSDDFVHVSLPSAAATPPKKEDKPDSGRPLLYRQQNVINSDKSLDIPSSKSSVTLSDLPEFLGGLSFEDSAEKDREEDAISKEISEITTDAEHMVPRGGFDSPFYRTNESLSGSQKKTHSAASSVQGHSQTSEPLTSLDKPGPEGARETPKQTFTPIDKPCGGPGESPAGNREGTSGEPSILTPSPCKVPAQRRVVFGSGQPPLYEHLFEVALPKTAYLFVGKKTEELLKKAKGTQDEDCMSSTSPVEVLDRLIQQGADAHTKELNKLSLPSKSADWTHFGGSPPSDEIHTLRNQLLLLHNQLLYERFKRQQHALRNRRLLRKVIKATALEEHNAAMKDQLKLQEKEIQALKLSLQKEQARYHQFQEEHDNIVAQLHSQIRQLQHDREEFYNQSQELQTKLEDCRNMIADLRLELKKANNKVCHTELLLSQVSQKLSNSESVQQQMEFLNRQLLVLGEVNELYLEQLQHKHTDTTKEVEMLHAAFRKELEKAKSCVQQQSQRLDASQKRIAELESQLAKKDHLFLEQKKYLEDVKIQARGQLQAVESRYKAQKRITQAFELEILDLFGRLEKSSLLKKLEDDKTEAAEAAEESRLDCGNEDTVGHSEETMGRNGETKPPSTRGSSSSKGGSSSELSTPEKPQNQRLSSRWDTSVLLEPSSTVPLTVGSLPSSKSFLGMKARELFRNKSESQCDEEGVTINRLSDALKTELCKDPSMEPKAPPSPDNLSPKLQESSVGQLHIMDYNETHHDHS, encoded by the exons ATGTCTCAAG GTCATGTGGCAGAGATTTATCTTGTCCATCTTCATGCCAGCGTTTATTCTCTCTTTCATCGTCTTTATGGAATGTATCCTTGCAATTTTGTCTCCTTTCTGCGCTCTCACTACAGTATGAAGGAAAACCTGGAGACCTTTGAAGAAGTAGTCAAG CCAATGATGGAACATGTGCGAATCCATCCGGAGTTAGTGACTGGATCCAAGGACCATGAACTGGACCCACGAAG GTGGAAAAGACTAGAAACTCATGATGTTGTGATAGAATGTGCCAAAATCTCCCTGGACCCTGCAGAAGCCTCGTATGAAGATGGTTATTACTCTGTGTCTCGGAAACTCTGCACAGGCTTAAAACATCATCAAACTgaccccagtgccagctcttACAttgacacacagagcagctaTG GGACTTCTACCCCATATTCCACTCCTCGGTTAACACTATCACAAATGCCAGGGCAGCTACCTCAGATTCTGAGCCCACAGTCCACGAGGCTATCAACTGAGCCACAGCAG GTCACCATCTGGAGCCCTTCTGCAGTGTGTGGAATGACCACGCCACCGACGTCCCCCGGCGTTGTCCCATCAGAGTCATCCCAGTCTGCATCACAGCCCTACAGCAAAGCTTTTGGCACATCTG CAGGGGGAAAAGGAACACCTTTGGGAACACCAGCCACATCTCCTCCTCCACCCTGCACTTCAGATGACTTTGTGCATGTTTCActcccttcagctgctgccacaccTCCTAAAAAG gaggACAAACCAGATTCTGGGAGGCCTTTACTGTACCGACAGCAAAATGTCATAAACAGCGATAAATCATTGG acatacCCAGTAGTAAAAGTTCAGTAACCTTAAGTGATCTTCCAGAGTTTTTAGGTGGGTTGTCATTTGAAGATAGCGCTGAGAAGGACAGAGAGGAAG ATGCAATATCTAAAGAGATCTCAGAGATCACGACCGATGCTGAACACATGGTGCCTAGAGGAGGATTTGACTCCCCGTTTTACCGCACAAACGAAAGTCTGTCCGGCTCTCAGAAGAAGACCCACTCAGCAGCCTCCAGTGTTCAGGGACACAGTCAGACCTCTGAGCCTTTAACATCTCTGGACAAGCCTGGGCCTGAGGGTGCACGGGAAACACCCAAACAAACGTTTACTCCCATAGACAAGCCCTGTGGAGGCCCTGGGGAAAGCCCTGCTGGCAACAGGGAAGGAACCTCTGGGGAGCCGAGTATTCTCACTCCCAGCCCTTGTAAAGTACCAGCACAAAGGAGAGTGGTGTTTGGGAGTGGGCAGCCTCCCCTCTATGAGCACCTCTTTGAGGTTGCATTACCAAAGACTGCCTACCTCTTTGTTGGCAAGAAGACTGAGGAGCTGCTAAAGAAAGCCAAGGGAACCCAGGATGAAGACTGTATGTCCTCGACTTCTCCCGTGGAAGTGCTGGATAGGCTGATTCAGCAAGGGGCAGATGCACACACTAAGGAGCTGAACAA attGTCTCTGCCAAGCAAATCTGCTGACTGGACTCACTTTGGAG GTTCTCCCCCCTCAGATGAGATTCACACCCTGAGGaaccagctgctcctgctgcacaaCCAGCTGCTGTACGAGCGCTTCAAGAGGCAGCAGCACGCGCTGCGCAACCGCCGGCTGCTGCGCAAAGTCATCAAAGCCACGGCTCTGGAGGAGCACAACGCTGCCAtg AAAGATCAGCTgaaactgcaggaaaaggagatcCAGGCCTTGAAACTGAGTCTGCAGAAAGAACAAGCAAGGTACCACCAGTTTCAGGAGGAACATGATAATATTGTGGCTCAGCTTCACAGCCAGATCCGACAGCTGCAGCACGACCGGGAGGAATTCTACAACCAGAGCCAGGAATTGCAG ACCAAGCTGGAAGACTGCAGGAACATGATAGCAGATCTGAGGTTAGAGTTAAAGAAGGCAAACAACAAGGTGTGTCACACTGAATTGCTGCTTAGCCAAGTTTCTCAAAAG cttTCCAACAGTGAATCAGTGCAACAGCAGATGGAGTTCTTGAACAGGCAGCTGCTGGTTCTTGGGGAGGTCAATGAGCTgtacctggagcagctgcagcacaagcaCACAGACACTACAAAG GAGGTTGAAATGTTGCACGCTGCTTTTCGGAAAGAACTGGAGAAAGCAAAGTCTTGTGTTCAGCAGCAAAGCCAAAGGCTCGATGCTTCCCAGAAAAGGATAGCTGAACTGGAATCTCAGCTTGCAAAAAAGGACCACCTCTTCCTAGAGCAAAAGAAATACCTGGAAGATGTTAAAATCCAAGCAAG GGGTCAGCTGCAGGCAGTAGAAAGCAGGTACAAGGCCCAGAAGAGAATCACCCAGGCGTTTGAGCTGGAGATCTTGGATCTGTTTGGGCGGCTGGAGAAGAGCAGCCTACTGAAGAAACTTGAAGATGATAAAAcagaagcagctgaagcagcagaagaaag CAGGCTGGATTGTGGTAATGAAGATACAGTAGGACACAGTGAAGAAACAATGGGTAGAAATGGAGAGACCAAACCTCCCAGCACCCGAGGCAGCAGTAGCAGTAaggggggcagcagcagcgagcTCTCCACCCCAGAAAAACCCCAGAACCAGAGGCTGAGCAGTCGCTGGGACACATCTGTGTTGCTGGAGCCCTCGAGCACTGTCCCACTGACTGTAGGTTCACTCCCCAGCTCCAAGAGCTTCCTTGGAATGAAGGCACGAGAATTATTTCGCAACAAGAGTGAGAGCCAGTGTGATGAGGAGGGGGTCACCATCAACAGGCTGTCTGATGCCCTAAAGACTGAACTATGTAAAGATCCAAGCATGGAGCCAAAGGCCCCTCCAAGCCCTGATAACCTCTCGCCTAAGCTCCAGGAAAGCAGTGTTGGACAGCTTCATATCATGGACTACAATGAAACTCATCATGACCACAGTTAA
- the TSC1 gene encoding hamartin isoform X9 — translation MSQGHVAEIYLVHLHASVYSLFHRLYGMYPCNFVSFLRSHYSMKENLETFEEVVKPMMEHVRIHPELVTGSKDHELDPRRWKRLETHDVVIECAKISLDPAEASYEDGYYSVSRKLCTGLKHHQTDPSASSYIDTQSSYGTSTPYSTPRLTLSQMPGQLPQILSPQSTRLSTEPQQVTIWSPSAVCGMTTPPTSPGVVPSESSQSASQPYSKAFGTSAGGKGTPLGTPATSPPPPCTSDDFVHVSLPSAAATPPKKEDKPDSGRPLLYRQQNVINSDKSLDIPSSKSSVTLSDLPEFLGGLSFEDSAEKDREEDAISKEISEITTDAEHMVPRGGFDSPFYRTNESLSGSQKKTHSAASSVQGHSQTSEPLTSLDKPGPEGARETPKQTFTPIDKPCGGPGESPAGNREGTSGEPSILTPSPCKVPAQRRVVFGSGQPPLYEHLFEVALPKTAYLFVGKKTEELLKKAKGTQDEDCMSSTSPVEVLDRLIQQGADAHTKELNKLSLPSKSADWTHFGGSPPSDEIHTLRNQLLLLHNQLLYERFKRQQHALRNRRLLRKVIKATALEEHNAAMKDQLKLQEKEIQALKLSLQKEQARYHQFQEEHDNIVAQLHSQIRQLQHDREEFYNQSQELQTKLEDCRNMIADLRLELKKANNKVCHTELLLSQVSQKLSNSESVQQQMEFLNRQLLVLGEVNELYLEQLQHKHTDTTKVEMLHAAFRKELEKAKSCVQQQSQRLDASQKRIAELESQLAKKDHLFLEQKKYLEDVKIQARGQLQAVESRYKAQKRITQAFELEILDLFGRLEKSSLLKKLEDDKTEAAEAAEERLDCGNEDTVGHSEETMGRNGETKPPSTRGSSSSKGGSSSELSTPEKPQNQRLSSRWDTSVLLEPSSTVPLTVGSLPSSKSFLGMKARELFRNKSESQCDEEGVTINRLSDALKTELCKDPSMEPKAPPSPDNLSPKLQESSVGQLHIMDYNETHHDHS, via the exons ATGTCTCAAG GTCATGTGGCAGAGATTTATCTTGTCCATCTTCATGCCAGCGTTTATTCTCTCTTTCATCGTCTTTATGGAATGTATCCTTGCAATTTTGTCTCCTTTCTGCGCTCTCACTACAGTATGAAGGAAAACCTGGAGACCTTTGAAGAAGTAGTCAAG CCAATGATGGAACATGTGCGAATCCATCCGGAGTTAGTGACTGGATCCAAGGACCATGAACTGGACCCACGAAG GTGGAAAAGACTAGAAACTCATGATGTTGTGATAGAATGTGCCAAAATCTCCCTGGACCCTGCAGAAGCCTCGTATGAAGATGGTTATTACTCTGTGTCTCGGAAACTCTGCACAGGCTTAAAACATCATCAAACTgaccccagtgccagctcttACAttgacacacagagcagctaTG GGACTTCTACCCCATATTCCACTCCTCGGTTAACACTATCACAAATGCCAGGGCAGCTACCTCAGATTCTGAGCCCACAGTCCACGAGGCTATCAACTGAGCCACAGCAG GTCACCATCTGGAGCCCTTCTGCAGTGTGTGGAATGACCACGCCACCGACGTCCCCCGGCGTTGTCCCATCAGAGTCATCCCAGTCTGCATCACAGCCCTACAGCAAAGCTTTTGGCACATCTG CAGGGGGAAAAGGAACACCTTTGGGAACACCAGCCACATCTCCTCCTCCACCCTGCACTTCAGATGACTTTGTGCATGTTTCActcccttcagctgctgccacaccTCCTAAAAAG gaggACAAACCAGATTCTGGGAGGCCTTTACTGTACCGACAGCAAAATGTCATAAACAGCGATAAATCATTGG acatacCCAGTAGTAAAAGTTCAGTAACCTTAAGTGATCTTCCAGAGTTTTTAGGTGGGTTGTCATTTGAAGATAGCGCTGAGAAGGACAGAGAGGAAG ATGCAATATCTAAAGAGATCTCAGAGATCACGACCGATGCTGAACACATGGTGCCTAGAGGAGGATTTGACTCCCCGTTTTACCGCACAAACGAAAGTCTGTCCGGCTCTCAGAAGAAGACCCACTCAGCAGCCTCCAGTGTTCAGGGACACAGTCAGACCTCTGAGCCTTTAACATCTCTGGACAAGCCTGGGCCTGAGGGTGCACGGGAAACACCCAAACAAACGTTTACTCCCATAGACAAGCCCTGTGGAGGCCCTGGGGAAAGCCCTGCTGGCAACAGGGAAGGAACCTCTGGGGAGCCGAGTATTCTCACTCCCAGCCCTTGTAAAGTACCAGCACAAAGGAGAGTGGTGTTTGGGAGTGGGCAGCCTCCCCTCTATGAGCACCTCTTTGAGGTTGCATTACCAAAGACTGCCTACCTCTTTGTTGGCAAGAAGACTGAGGAGCTGCTAAAGAAAGCCAAGGGAACCCAGGATGAAGACTGTATGTCCTCGACTTCTCCCGTGGAAGTGCTGGATAGGCTGATTCAGCAAGGGGCAGATGCACACACTAAGGAGCTGAACAA attGTCTCTGCCAAGCAAATCTGCTGACTGGACTCACTTTGGAG GTTCTCCCCCCTCAGATGAGATTCACACCCTGAGGaaccagctgctcctgctgcacaaCCAGCTGCTGTACGAGCGCTTCAAGAGGCAGCAGCACGCGCTGCGCAACCGCCGGCTGCTGCGCAAAGTCATCAAAGCCACGGCTCTGGAGGAGCACAACGCTGCCAtg AAAGATCAGCTgaaactgcaggaaaaggagatcCAGGCCTTGAAACTGAGTCTGCAGAAAGAACAAGCAAGGTACCACCAGTTTCAGGAGGAACATGATAATATTGTGGCTCAGCTTCACAGCCAGATCCGACAGCTGCAGCACGACCGGGAGGAATTCTACAACCAGAGCCAGGAATTGCAG ACCAAGCTGGAAGACTGCAGGAACATGATAGCAGATCTGAGGTTAGAGTTAAAGAAGGCAAACAACAAGGTGTGTCACACTGAATTGCTGCTTAGCCAAGTTTCTCAAAAG cttTCCAACAGTGAATCAGTGCAACAGCAGATGGAGTTCTTGAACAGGCAGCTGCTGGTTCTTGGGGAGGTCAATGAGCTgtacctggagcagctgcagcacaagcaCACAGACACTACAAAG GTTGAAATGTTGCACGCTGCTTTTCGGAAAGAACTGGAGAAAGCAAAGTCTTGTGTTCAGCAGCAAAGCCAAAGGCTCGATGCTTCCCAGAAAAGGATAGCTGAACTGGAATCTCAGCTTGCAAAAAAGGACCACCTCTTCCTAGAGCAAAAGAAATACCTGGAAGATGTTAAAATCCAAGCAAG GGGTCAGCTGCAGGCAGTAGAAAGCAGGTACAAGGCCCAGAAGAGAATCACCCAGGCGTTTGAGCTGGAGATCTTGGATCTGTTTGGGCGGCTGGAGAAGAGCAGCCTACTGAAGAAACTTGAAGATGATAAAAcagaagcagctgaagcagcagaagaaag GCTGGATTGTGGTAATGAAGATACAGTAGGACACAGTGAAGAAACAATGGGTAGAAATGGAGAGACCAAACCTCCCAGCACCCGAGGCAGCAGTAGCAGTAaggggggcagcagcagcgagcTCTCCACCCCAGAAAAACCCCAGAACCAGAGGCTGAGCAGTCGCTGGGACACATCTGTGTTGCTGGAGCCCTCGAGCACTGTCCCACTGACTGTAGGTTCACTCCCCAGCTCCAAGAGCTTCCTTGGAATGAAGGCACGAGAATTATTTCGCAACAAGAGTGAGAGCCAGTGTGATGAGGAGGGGGTCACCATCAACAGGCTGTCTGATGCCCTAAAGACTGAACTATGTAAAGATCCAAGCATGGAGCCAAAGGCCCCTCCAAGCCCTGATAACCTCTCGCCTAAGCTCCAGGAAAGCAGTGTTGGACAGCTTCATATCATGGACTACAATGAAACTCATCATGACCACAGTTAA